The following proteins are co-located in the Sandaracinaceae bacterium genome:
- a CDS encoding discoidin domain-containing protein, which yields MPFRLLLLLAPFAIGCGDREAPTPLRWASGPTDLRSIEACFGGQRARDGELISVAEAPTGWVTFRGRFGRCEGADQPVHARIVEGDGAAERVLYETRVAPSDAPVVETFAFMTQLARGQRVRFQLRGGDAPLFLGQVQATVSTRPDGLPPEVEVVAATRLAAHGDGLRLTAPARVAFRFPAGAHTLAGRHGALDGDGLRFVFLRAGEGLPPILRWHSGGARTAPFMTSWASRTDSPIELWIMGEGDAVLDEVRAWTQPFPALPPTQPASDEPPSAGPIALFRADGAVETRRCGERALEVAPEGWVTVRLPPGPRVVTGWAGVCEPEQAGSATFRLDVHGSDGPLWLEELVWEGGDSHASRVEAELSDTGAAWREITLSSPRPDTEGLGAAGWSGFAFAFPVVEVRASAFNESALNRDYAPELAHDGNDRTEWHLPDGESGWIELDLGAPRHVSGVALTNGHNPGYDDRAARRVVVHALRSDAVGGDEVLGEATGEFEAFSTEGERMIVPLSAEGVDRVRVYVRSHFRNSGALAEVQVL from the coding sequence GTGCCGTTTCGACTCCTCCTCCTGCTGGCCCCGTTCGCGATCGGGTGCGGCGATCGCGAAGCGCCGACGCCGCTGCGCTGGGCTTCGGGTCCGACTGATCTGCGTTCAATCGAGGCGTGTTTCGGCGGGCAGCGCGCACGCGACGGCGAGCTGATCAGCGTGGCGGAGGCGCCCACGGGCTGGGTGACGTTCCGGGGCCGCTTCGGTCGCTGCGAGGGGGCCGACCAGCCGGTGCACGCGCGCATCGTCGAGGGCGACGGCGCCGCCGAGCGCGTCCTCTACGAGACGCGCGTCGCCCCCTCCGACGCGCCGGTCGTCGAGACCTTCGCCTTCATGACGCAGCTCGCGCGGGGGCAGCGGGTCCGATTCCAGCTGCGCGGCGGCGACGCGCCCCTCTTCCTGGGCCAGGTCCAGGCCACCGTCTCCACGCGCCCGGATGGCTTGCCGCCCGAAGTCGAGGTCGTCGCCGCGACGCGCCTCGCCGCCCACGGCGACGGACTCCGGCTGACCGCCCCCGCGCGGGTCGCCTTCCGATTCCCGGCCGGCGCGCACACCCTCGCCGGGCGGCACGGCGCGCTCGACGGCGACGGCCTCCGCTTCGTCTTCCTCCGCGCTGGCGAGGGGCTCCCGCCCATCCTGCGCTGGCACTCCGGCGGCGCGCGCACCGCGCCCTTCATGACGTCGTGGGCCTCGCGCACGGACTCACCGATCGAGCTCTGGATCATGGGTGAGGGCGACGCGGTGCTCGACGAGGTGCGCGCGTGGACGCAGCCCTTCCCGGCGCTGCCCCCCACCCAACCCGCGAGCGACGAGCCCCCGTCGGCGGGCCCGATCGCGCTCTTCCGCGCGGACGGCGCGGTCGAGACGCGGCGCTGCGGAGAGCGAGCGCTCGAGGTGGCCCCGGAGGGCTGGGTCACCGTGCGTCTGCCTCCCGGCCCGCGCGTGGTCACGGGGTGGGCTGGCGTCTGCGAGCCGGAGCAGGCCGGGAGCGCGACCTTCCGCCTCGATGTCCATGGGAGCGATGGGCCCCTCTGGCTGGAGGAGCTCGTCTGGGAGGGCGGCGACTCGCACGCGAGCCGCGTCGAGGCCGAGCTGTCCGACACGGGCGCCGCGTGGCGCGAGATCACCCTCTCCTCACCCCGGCCCGACACCGAAGGCCTGGGCGCCGCGGGGTGGAGCGGGTTCGCGTTCGCGTTCCCGGTGGTCGAGGTGCGGGCGAGCGCCTTCAACGAGTCCGCGCTCAACCGGGACTACGCGCCCGAGCTAGCCCACGACGGCAACGACCGGACCGAGTGGCACCTCCCGGACGGGGAGTCCGGCTGGATCGAGCTCGACCTCGGCGCCCCGCGCCACGTGTCCGGCGTCGCGCTCACCAACGGGCACAACCCCGGCTACGACGACCGGGCCGCCCGCCGGGTGGTCGTGCACGCGCTCCGCAGCGACGCAGTCGGCGGCGACGAGGTCTTGGGGGAGGCGACCGGCGAGTTCGAGGCGTTCTCCACCGAGGGGGAGCGGATGATCGTGCCGCTCTCGGCCGAGGGCGTCGATCGCGTGCGCGTCTACGTCCGCTCCCACTTCCGCAACAGCGGCGCCCTCGCCGAGGTGCAGGTGCTGTGA
- a CDS encoding radical SAM protein, which yields MSSMTDHVELILDGTKLAWHLDRVEAWERGERIAPITIDMALTRSCNYACHFCYAMLQENERSRITQEVIYDFLEDAAAIGVKGVSFVSDGESTISPVFVDACRRGSELGLSMAVGTNGFVFNRRKLEEVLPHLTYLRVNISAGERDRYAEIMGVKPEWFDRVKRNIADMVDIKERYGLPVTIGMQMVLMPEYADQILPLARLGRELRPDYLVIKHCSDDEDGSLGVDYAAYEDLYDTLREAEALSEGGYRVSVKWSKIEAKGTRSYQRCYGPPFMLQISGSGLVAPCGMLFNERYQKLHMGNICEQRFRDIWGSDRYWDVVNYLASPRFNAQQMCGSLCLQHKVNEALDAHVKGRGTLIRPKGAPPPHLDFV from the coding sequence ATGAGCAGCATGACCGACCACGTCGAGTTGATCCTCGACGGGACGAAGCTCGCCTGGCACCTCGACCGCGTCGAGGCCTGGGAGCGCGGCGAGCGTATCGCGCCGATCACCATCGACATGGCGCTCACGCGGTCATGCAACTATGCTTGTCATTTCTGCTACGCGATGCTCCAGGAGAACGAGCGGAGCCGGATCACGCAGGAGGTGATCTACGACTTCCTCGAGGACGCGGCGGCGATCGGGGTCAAGGGCGTCAGCTTCGTCTCGGACGGCGAGAGCACCATCAGCCCGGTGTTCGTGGACGCGTGCCGGCGCGGGAGCGAGCTGGGGCTGTCGATGGCGGTGGGGACGAACGGCTTCGTGTTCAACCGGCGCAAGCTCGAGGAGGTCCTGCCGCACCTGACCTACCTGCGGGTGAACATCTCCGCCGGCGAGCGCGACCGGTACGCGGAGATCATGGGGGTCAAGCCCGAGTGGTTCGACCGGGTCAAACGCAACATCGCGGACATGGTCGACATCAAGGAGCGGTACGGCCTGCCCGTGACCATCGGCATGCAGATGGTGCTGATGCCCGAGTACGCCGACCAGATCCTGCCGCTCGCCCGGCTCGGGCGTGAGCTCCGCCCGGACTACCTCGTCATCAAGCACTGCAGCGACGACGAGGACGGCTCGCTCGGGGTCGACTATGCCGCCTACGAAGACCTCTACGACACGCTGCGCGAGGCCGAGGCGCTCTCCGAGGGCGGCTACCGGGTCAGCGTGAAGTGGTCGAAGATCGAGGCCAAGGGGACCCGCAGCTACCAGCGGTGCTACGGGCCGCCGTTCATGCTCCAGATCTCCGGCTCGGGGCTGGTCGCGCCCTGCGGCATGCTCTTCAACGAGCGCTACCAGAAGCTCCACATGGGCAACATCTGCGAGCAGCGCTTCCGCGACATCTGGGGATCGGACCGCTACTGGGACGTCGTGAACTACCTCGCGAGCCCGCGCTTCAACGCGCAGCAGATGTGCGGGAGCCTGTGCCTCCAGCACAAGGTGAACGAGGCGCTCGACGCGCACGTGAAGGGCCGCGGCACCCTGATCCGGCCCAAGGGCGCGCCCCCTCCCCACCTCGACTTCGTGTAG
- a CDS encoding glycosyltransferase family 2 protein: MSRSLSVVVPALNEALHVRDAVDQVRLAVDGRFEDWEILLFDDGSTDETGAIMDALAADDPRLRVTHNPRPNNLGGVYAQGVDMARMSHLVMIPGDNENPASAMIPVFDAVGRADIILPYPKNSAVRGIARDTLSRAYTRLFNLLFGLDVPYFNGTVVHRTDLLRAITIETTSFAYQAEILIKLLRRGATWAPVGIEIAPQPDRESKALTARNLYGVARAMVGLLWETRVKDAMRTGARATR; the protein is encoded by the coding sequence GTGTCGCGCTCGCTGTCCGTCGTCGTCCCTGCCCTCAACGAGGCGCTGCACGTCCGTGACGCCGTCGATCAAGTGCGCCTCGCGGTGGACGGCCGCTTCGAGGACTGGGAGATCCTGCTCTTCGACGACGGCAGCACCGACGAGACGGGCGCGATCATGGACGCGCTCGCGGCCGACGACCCGCGGCTCCGCGTCACGCACAACCCGCGCCCGAACAACCTCGGCGGGGTCTACGCGCAGGGCGTGGACATGGCGCGCATGAGCCACCTGGTGATGATCCCGGGCGACAACGAGAACCCGGCCTCGGCGATGATCCCGGTCTTCGACGCCGTCGGGCGGGCGGACATCATCCTGCCCTACCCGAAGAACAGCGCCGTGCGCGGGATCGCGCGAGACACCCTGAGCCGCGCCTACACGCGCCTGTTCAACCTGCTGTTCGGCCTGGACGTGCCGTACTTCAACGGCACCGTCGTGCACCGGACGGATCTCCTGCGCGCGATCACCATCGAGACCACCAGCTTCGCCTACCAGGCGGAGATCCTGATCAAGCTGCTCCGCCGCGGGGCTACGTGGGCGCCGGTCGGGATCGAGATCGCGCCGCAGCCGGACCGCGAGTCCAAGGCGCTGACGGCGCGAAACCTGTACGGAGTAGCGCGCGCGATGGTCGGTCTGCTCTGGGAGACACGGGTGAAGGACGCGATGCGAACGGGAGCGCGCGCGACGCGATGA
- a CDS encoding PfkB family carbohydrate kinase, whose protein sequence is MSAYLAKIRSREALAEEVRAAQARGEVVVHCHGCFDILHPGHLRHLTWAASQGDLLVVTLSSDAVVGKGHNRPYVPEKLRAETLAAIEVVGGVAIDDGEWAGPVLELLRPDIYVKGKEFEDVWDGRFGRERRLVEGFGGRVMFSSGDVVYSSSEIIDSHRERLEPTREQAAAYCARHGIDAARLHRVLDAVRGKKILIVGETIVDRYIHVDPLGMSADSPVLAVRPREEETFIGAAAIVAQHVNALGAEARLVTLVGDDAEGERVRSALDEAGVMARAVVDDTRPTILKTRYLSEGKKLLNVNVFRDHDLVTEVQREVIERLDELAEGVDAVVVSDFSYGMITQAVLDWVGRLREARGLPVAGDVQCSTQLADVARLRGITVATPSEREARLSLCDRGSGVADLGARLLQRTGNEAMLVTLGSRGMMVIERSANAPADLRGVPTHELKKHLLIEYLPSLDRVPIDPMGAGDALLATLTCALAAGGSVLEAAFLGNCAGALEVGLLGNIPVEPGALRAAVDEELG, encoded by the coding sequence ATGAGCGCCTACCTCGCCAAGATCCGATCCCGCGAGGCGCTGGCCGAAGAGGTCCGCGCGGCGCAGGCGCGAGGCGAGGTGGTGGTCCACTGCCACGGCTGCTTCGACATCCTGCACCCGGGCCACCTGCGGCACCTGACGTGGGCCGCCTCGCAGGGCGATCTCCTCGTGGTGACCCTCTCGAGCGACGCGGTGGTCGGCAAGGGGCACAACCGCCCGTACGTGCCGGAGAAGCTCCGGGCCGAGACGCTCGCCGCCATCGAGGTGGTGGGCGGCGTGGCCATCGACGACGGCGAGTGGGCGGGGCCGGTCCTGGAGCTGCTCCGGCCCGACATCTACGTCAAGGGCAAGGAGTTCGAGGACGTCTGGGACGGACGCTTCGGCCGCGAGCGGCGCCTCGTCGAGGGCTTCGGCGGACGCGTGATGTTCAGCTCCGGCGACGTCGTCTACTCGTCGAGCGAGATCATCGACTCGCACCGGGAGCGCCTCGAGCCCACGCGCGAGCAGGCGGCGGCGTACTGCGCCCGGCACGGCATCGACGCGGCGCGCCTGCATCGGGTCCTCGACGCGGTGCGCGGCAAGAAGATCCTGATCGTCGGTGAGACCATCGTCGACCGCTACATCCACGTCGACCCGCTCGGGATGAGCGCGGACTCGCCCGTCCTGGCCGTGCGGCCGCGCGAGGAGGAGACCTTCATCGGCGCCGCGGCCATCGTCGCCCAGCACGTCAACGCGCTCGGCGCCGAGGCGCGCCTGGTGACGCTGGTGGGCGACGACGCGGAGGGCGAGCGCGTGCGGAGCGCGCTGGACGAGGCAGGCGTGATGGCGCGCGCGGTGGTGGACGACACGCGCCCGACGATCCTGAAGACGCGCTACCTCTCGGAGGGCAAGAAGCTCCTCAACGTCAACGTGTTTCGCGACCACGATCTCGTCACCGAGGTGCAGCGCGAGGTGATCGAGCGCCTCGACGAGCTCGCCGAGGGGGTCGACGCGGTGGTGGTGAGCGACTTCAGCTACGGCATGATCACCCAGGCCGTGCTCGACTGGGTGGGGCGGCTGCGCGAGGCGCGCGGGCTGCCGGTGGCGGGGGACGTGCAGTGCTCCACCCAGCTCGCCGACGTGGCGCGCCTGCGGGGGATCACGGTGGCGACGCCGAGCGAGCGCGAGGCCAGGCTCTCGCTCTGCGATCGCGGCAGCGGGGTGGCGGATCTGGGCGCGCGCCTGCTCCAGCGCACCGGGAACGAGGCGATGCTCGTCACGCTCGGCTCGCGCGGCATGATGGTCATCGAGCGCAGCGCGAACGCGCCCGCGGATCTGCGCGGCGTGCCGACCCACGAGCTCAAGAAGCACCTGCTCATCGAGTACCTGCCGTCGCTGGACCGTGTCCCGATCGATCCCATGGGCGCGGGGGACGCGCTGCTCGCCACCCTCACGTGCGCGCTCGCGGCGGGGGGCTCGGTGCTCGAGGCGGCGTTCCTCGGCAACTGCGCGGGCGCGCTCGAGGTGGGGCTGCTCGGGAACATTCCCGTCGAGCCCGGAGCGCTCCGGGCGGCCGTGGACGAGGAGCTGGGCTGA
- a CDS encoding SIS domain-containing protein has protein sequence MSERPYRDWIGAVVRLLESMQASDADDPLDLEDGVRRAVDRILAVKAPNKVMLVGNGGSAAIARHMHNDLVKCVGVRAQVFFDVPLLTAITNDDGYEEVFEQPIRQWTDPGDVLVAISSSGRSENILRAARAAREAGADVIAISGFDADNPLRAMGSPSFWVDSHDYGAVESSHTILTHYLTDRAAARRGR, from the coding sequence ATGAGCGAGCGACCCTATCGAGACTGGATCGGCGCGGTGGTGCGGCTCCTGGAGTCGATGCAGGCGAGCGACGCCGACGACCCGCTCGATCTGGAGGACGGCGTGCGGCGCGCCGTGGACCGCATCCTGGCCGTGAAGGCGCCGAACAAGGTGATGCTGGTCGGCAACGGCGGCAGCGCCGCGATCGCGCGCCACATGCACAACGACCTCGTGAAGTGCGTGGGGGTGCGCGCGCAGGTCTTCTTCGACGTGCCGCTCCTGACCGCGATCACCAACGACGACGGTTACGAGGAGGTCTTCGAGCAGCCGATCCGGCAGTGGACGGATCCGGGCGACGTGCTCGTGGCCATCAGCAGCTCCGGCCGCTCCGAGAACATCCTGCGCGCGGCCCGCGCGGCGCGGGAGGCGGGCGCGGACGTGATCGCCATCAGCGGCTTCGACGCCGACAACCCCCTGCGCGCGATGGGCTCGCCGAGCTTCTGGGTCGACTCCCACGACTACGGCGCGGTCGAGTCGTCCCACACGATCCTCACCCACTACCTGACCGACCGAGCGGCGGCGCGACGCGGCCGATGA
- a CDS encoding HAD family hydrolase, producing the protein MIVHVPDRSRLRAGDHPRAALFLDRDGVLMEDVHFARSADDVRVLPRTREALDALRSDFALVVVTNQSGLARGFFDEEALAAMHAKLDEACWLDAFYACPHHPEGAVARWASTCACRKPEPGLLLAAAEAHDLALDRSVMIGDAPRDVEAGRRAGVRSLLLENGHSLFEALEWIR; encoded by the coding sequence ATGATCGTGCATGTCCCCGACCGGAGTCGCCTGCGGGCGGGCGACCACCCGCGCGCGGCGCTCTTCCTGGACCGCGACGGCGTGCTGATGGAGGACGTGCACTTCGCGCGCTCGGCCGACGACGTGCGCGTGCTGCCCCGGACCCGCGAGGCGCTGGACGCGCTCCGATCCGACTTCGCGCTCGTGGTGGTGACGAATCAGTCGGGGCTCGCGCGGGGCTTCTTCGACGAGGAGGCCCTCGCCGCGATGCACGCGAAGCTCGACGAGGCGTGCTGGCTGGACGCATTCTACGCCTGCCCACACCACCCGGAAGGGGCGGTGGCGCGCTGGGCCAGCACCTGCGCGTGCCGCAAGCCCGAGCCCGGTCTGTTGCTGGCCGCGGCGGAGGCCCATGATCTGGCGCTGGACCGATCGGTGATGATCGGCGACGCTCCGCGCGACGTGGAGGCGGGGCGACGCGCAGGCGTTCGCAGCCTCCTGCTCGAGAACGGCCATAGCTTGTTCGAGGCGCTCGAATGGATTCGATGA
- a CDS encoding SDR family oxidoreductase, with protein MKKVLVTGGAGYVGAALIPRLLADGLTVRVLDLCLYGKDVLPRDPHLELVEGDIRDPEVVKKCVDGMDAVIHLACISNDPSFELDPKLGKSINFDAFEPLVEASVAAGVKRFVYASSSSVYGVSDADEVTEDHPLNPLTDYSKFKRDCEPILLKRQSESFAPVVIRPATVCGYSPRLRLDLTVNILTNHAVTNGEIKVFGGAQRRPNIHIADMVELYAMLLSLPAARVSGKTWNVGYQNQTISRIAALVKETVEEEMPGKKPIEVVTTPTDDPRSYHISSERIHRDLGFIPEHTIEDAVADLCAAFQAGKIPRSMEDDVYFNVKRMQRLEMS; from the coding sequence ATGAAGAAAGTCTTGGTCACCGGAGGCGCCGGCTACGTCGGCGCCGCCCTCATCCCCCGCCTCCTGGCGGACGGTCTCACCGTGCGCGTGCTGGACCTCTGCCTCTACGGCAAGGACGTGCTGCCGCGCGACCCCCACCTGGAGCTCGTCGAGGGCGACATTCGCGACCCGGAGGTCGTGAAGAAGTGCGTCGACGGCATGGACGCGGTGATCCACCTCGCGTGCATCTCGAACGATCCCTCGTTCGAGCTGGACCCGAAGCTCGGCAAGTCGATCAACTTCGACGCCTTCGAGCCGCTGGTGGAGGCGAGCGTGGCGGCGGGCGTCAAACGCTTCGTCTACGCGTCGAGCAGCAGCGTGTACGGGGTCAGCGACGCGGACGAGGTCACCGAAGACCACCCGCTGAACCCGCTGACCGACTACAGCAAGTTCAAGCGGGACTGCGAGCCGATCCTGCTGAAGCGGCAGAGCGAGAGCTTCGCGCCGGTGGTGATCCGGCCGGCCACGGTCTGCGGCTACTCGCCGCGCCTCCGGCTCGACCTCACGGTCAACATCCTCACCAACCACGCGGTGACGAACGGCGAGATCAAGGTCTTCGGCGGCGCTCAGCGCCGGCCCAACATCCACATCGCCGACATGGTGGAGCTCTACGCGATGCTGCTCTCGCTGCCCGCGGCGCGCGTGAGCGGCAAGACGTGGAACGTGGGCTACCAGAACCAGACGATCTCGCGGATCGCGGCCCTGGTGAAGGAGACGGTCGAGGAGGAGATGCCGGGCAAGAAGCCGATCGAGGTGGTCACCACCCCGACCGACGACCCGCGCAGCTACCACATCTCGAGCGAGCGCATTCACCGCGACCTCGGCTTCATCCCCGAGCACACCATCGAGGACGCGGTCGCCGATCTGTGCGCGGCCTTCCAGGCGGGCAAGATCCCCCGCTCGATGGAGGACGACGTCTACTTCAACGTCAAGCGGATGCAGCGGCTGGAGATGTCTTGA
- a CDS encoding thiamine pyrophosphate-dependent dehydrogenase E1 component subunit alpha: MMRLRAVEERIAARYPEQEMRCPTHLCVGQEAAPVGVCAALRPDDYALSHHRSHGHYLAKGGDLDRMIAEMYGRETGCSRGKGGSMHLVDLSVGFLGAVPIVASTVPIAVGAAFGARMRGEDRVAVVFLGDAAVEEGVVHESLAFASLERLPVLFVCENNLYSVQTGLEARQPSGRAIHELGAAHALSHAQLHGEDVFAIHAWAEEAVAQARAGEGPSFLEVLTYRYLEHVGPYEDVELGYRTREEVDAWRARDPIAHATRALADEVGPETIDGWMRAHAEALDAAFERAIAAPYPEPEALFEGVFRGTSTRLGEGT; this comes from the coding sequence ATGATGCGCTTGCGCGCGGTCGAGGAGCGCATCGCCGCCCGCTACCCGGAGCAGGAGATGCGCTGCCCGACCCACCTCTGCGTGGGCCAGGAGGCGGCCCCGGTCGGCGTCTGCGCCGCGCTCCGGCCCGACGACTACGCGCTCAGCCACCACCGCAGCCACGGGCACTACCTCGCGAAGGGCGGCGACCTCGACCGCATGATCGCCGAGATGTACGGCCGGGAGACGGGCTGCAGCCGGGGCAAGGGCGGCTCGATGCACCTCGTGGACCTCTCCGTCGGCTTCCTGGGCGCCGTCCCCATCGTCGCGAGCACCGTGCCCATCGCGGTCGGGGCCGCCTTCGGAGCGCGCATGCGCGGCGAGGACCGCGTGGCGGTGGTGTTCCTGGGCGACGCGGCGGTCGAGGAGGGGGTCGTGCACGAGTCGCTCGCCTTCGCGTCGCTCGAGCGGCTCCCCGTGCTCTTCGTCTGCGAGAACAACCTCTACTCCGTGCAGACCGGGCTCGAGGCGCGGCAGCCCTCGGGCCGCGCCATTCACGAGCTCGGCGCGGCGCACGCGCTCTCGCACGCGCAGCTGCACGGGGAGGACGTCTTCGCCATCCACGCCTGGGCCGAGGAGGCGGTGGCGCAGGCCCGGGCGGGCGAGGGGCCGTCGTTCCTGGAGGTGCTCACCTACCGCTACCTCGAGCACGTCGGGCCCTACGAGGACGTGGAGCTCGGCTACCGCACGCGCGAGGAGGTCGACGCGTGGCGCGCGCGCGATCCGATCGCCCACGCGACGCGGGCCCTCGCCGACGAGGTCGGCCCCGAGACGATCGACGGCTGGATGCGGGCGCACGCCGAGGCCCTCGACGCGGCCTTCGAGCGCGCGATCGCCGCGCCTTACCCCGAGCCCGAGGCGCTCTTCGAGGGCGTCTTCCGCGGCACGTCGACGCGGCTGGGAGAGGGCACGTGA
- a CDS encoding transketolase C-terminal domain-containing protein produces the protein MSRVIPYHEALREALALCLEHDPRVYLMGLGVPDPKGLFGSTTGLVDRFGPERVRDMPASENAMTGVALGSALAGMRPVLSHQRVDFALLAMEQMVNQVAKWHYMFGGQRPVPILIRMIVGRGWGQGAQHSQSLLSWFAHVPGLTVIAPATPHDAKALTLAAIESDDPVISFEHRWCFNVKGEVPEGIVRAPLGEAHVVREGADVTIVASSYMVLEAMRAAEQLAEDGVDAEVIDLRTVAPLDRVTLARSVRKTGHLVAADIGWTSFGVGAEVVSAVVEDAFDALRSAPRRVASPDVPSPSTPALSAGFWPRARAIVDAARAQLGRAPLPAEGPPPFPLDVPDPTFTGPF, from the coding sequence GTGAGCCGGGTCATCCCGTACCACGAGGCGCTCCGCGAGGCGCTCGCCCTCTGCCTCGAGCACGACCCGCGCGTCTACCTGATGGGCCTCGGGGTCCCCGACCCCAAGGGGCTCTTCGGCAGCACGACCGGGCTCGTCGATCGCTTCGGGCCCGAGCGCGTGCGCGACATGCCGGCGTCCGAGAACGCGATGACCGGGGTCGCGCTCGGCAGCGCCCTGGCCGGGATGCGGCCCGTGCTGTCGCATCAGCGCGTGGACTTCGCGCTCCTCGCGATGGAGCAGATGGTCAACCAGGTCGCGAAGTGGCACTACATGTTCGGCGGACAACGACCCGTGCCCATATTGATCCGCATGATCGTCGGGCGCGGCTGGGGTCAGGGGGCGCAGCACTCGCAGAGCCTGTTGAGCTGGTTCGCGCACGTGCCCGGGCTCACGGTGATCGCCCCCGCCACCCCGCACGACGCCAAGGCGCTGACCCTCGCCGCCATCGAGAGCGACGACCCGGTGATCAGCTTCGAGCACCGCTGGTGCTTCAACGTGAAGGGCGAGGTCCCCGAGGGGATCGTCCGCGCGCCGCTCGGCGAGGCACATGTGGTCCGCGAGGGCGCCGACGTCACCATCGTCGCCAGCAGCTACATGGTGCTCGAGGCCATGCGCGCGGCGGAGCAGCTGGCCGAGGACGGCGTGGACGCGGAGGTGATCGACCTGCGCACCGTGGCGCCGCTCGACCGGGTGACGCTCGCCCGCTCGGTGCGCAAGACCGGACACCTCGTCGCGGCGGACATCGGCTGGACGTCCTTCGGGGTGGGCGCCGAGGTCGTCAGCGCGGTGGTCGAGGACGCGTTCGACGCGCTGCGCTCGGCCCCTCGCCGCGTCGCCTCGCCCGACGTGCCCTCGCCCTCGACCCCGGCGCTGAGCGCGGGCTTCTGGCCGCGCGCGCGCGCGATCGTGGACGCCGCCCGCGCCCAGCTCGGCCGGGCGCCGCTCCCGGCCGAAGGCCCGCCGCCCTTTCCCCTCGACGTGCCCGACCCGACGTTCACCGGCCCGTTCTGA
- a CDS encoding glycosyltransferase family 39 protein — MGLVRQVVGRAPRGDVLVGALPAVALGVGVTGATTFVGLVLMDRVSILVELLVLAAVLAMARRGTSAQPVAPFPDPAPRWFRGIAWVALAAVALVGAVVWVSESLKEVHGSWDAWDFWNMRGRFLLRAGDAWERAFTEILFWAHPSYPPMLPSNVARGFHLVGRESLLVPAALSCLFTVASPLSLGWTVAKLRGRTQGVIAATTLLAVPYIVLHGADQYADTPLAFFFLATWCFIALHDHAEEGRGFLVMAGLAATLAALTKNEGIVFFLCVAAGRSWLALRRGGRSRWWREATAFATGALPIGAVVALFKLGYSAMPVTGEFYVGRYADYWGDTGPVQHVVTQVSDPARWEGMAASWWFWLTHFDMSWPVPLLFGLGGYGLLMGWSPRRPRDTTGSMVRAFGIQVIVVSGLFLAWSTLNIIDHMEALGRLLYQALPAVTLGVFLALRAPFETE, encoded by the coding sequence GTGGGCCTCGTGCGCCAGGTCGTCGGGCGCGCGCCGCGAGGGGACGTGCTCGTGGGCGCGCTCCCCGCCGTGGCGCTCGGCGTGGGCGTCACCGGCGCGACCACGTTCGTCGGGCTCGTGTTGATGGATCGCGTGTCGATCCTCGTGGAGCTGCTCGTCCTGGCCGCGGTGCTGGCGATGGCGCGGAGGGGCACGAGCGCGCAGCCGGTCGCGCCCTTCCCCGATCCGGCGCCGCGGTGGTTTCGCGGGATCGCGTGGGTCGCGCTCGCGGCCGTGGCGCTCGTGGGCGCCGTGGTGTGGGTCTCCGAGAGCCTGAAGGAGGTCCACGGCAGCTGGGACGCGTGGGACTTCTGGAACATGCGGGGGCGCTTCCTGCTGCGCGCCGGAGACGCGTGGGAGCGCGCGTTCACCGAGATCCTGTTCTGGGCGCACCCCAGCTACCCGCCCATGCTCCCGAGCAACGTCGCGCGCGGCTTCCATCTCGTGGGGCGCGAGTCGCTCCTGGTGCCAGCCGCGCTGTCGTGCCTCTTCACGGTGGCGTCTCCGCTGTCGCTCGGCTGGACGGTGGCGAAGCTGCGCGGGCGAACGCAGGGGGTGATCGCGGCGACGACGCTCCTGGCGGTGCCCTACATCGTCCTTCACGGCGCCGATCAGTACGCGGACACCCCGCTGGCCTTCTTCTTCCTCGCGACGTGGTGCTTCATCGCGCTGCACGATCACGCCGAAGAGGGGCGCGGGTTCCTGGTCATGGCGGGGCTGGCGGCCACGCTCGCCGCGTTGACGAAGAACGAGGGGATCGTCTTCTTCCTTTGTGTCGCGGCCGGGCGCTCGTGGCTGGCGCTGCGACGCGGCGGCCGATCGCGGTGGTGGCGGGAGGCGACGGCGTTCGCGACGGGCGCGCTGCCCATCGGCGCGGTCGTCGCGCTCTTCAAGCTCGGCTACTCCGCCATGCCCGTGACGGGCGAGTTCTACGTCGGTCGCTACGCGGACTACTGGGGCGACACCGGGCCCGTGCAACACGTCGTGACGCAGGTCAGCGACCCCGCGCGCTGGGAGGGGATGGCCGCGTCGTGGTGGTTCTGGCTGACGCACTTCGACATGTCCTGGCCCGTGCCGCTCCTCTTCGGGCTCGGCGGCTACGGCCTGCTGATGGGGTGGTCGCCGCGCCGGCCCCGCGACACGACCGGGAGCATGGTGCGGGCGTTCGGGATCCAGGTCATCGTGGTGAGCGGCCTGTTCCTCGCCTGGTCGACGCTGAACATCATCGATCACATGGAGGCCCTCGGGCGGCTACTCTATCAAGCGCTCCCGGCCGTGACGCTCGGCGTCTTCCTCGCGCTGCGAGCCCCGTTCGAGACCGAATGA